A window of the Ipomoea triloba cultivar NCNSP0323 chromosome 14, ASM357664v1 genome harbors these coding sequences:
- the LOC116005220 gene encoding putative respiratory burst oxidase homolog protein H, which yields MGSYDDNAQLRRGKSMVNVEAESLSDVLLDNGEAGARTESSLRMTAAGMMKRRTSSEPKLGRLNSGIARGFKGIRFLERSATGKELDAWRSMERRFDENAEGGRLCRDKFGACIGMGDSKEFAAELFDALARRRKIEAQNGITIDEMRKFWEDMTNQDLDTRLHIFFDMCDKNGDGKLSEDEVTEVLVMSASANKLSNFKENARTYAALIMEELDPDHKGYIEMWQLETLLKGVEGKGEGKQSFKRTFSLTRTMVPKQYRNPVNKFMSLAREKILENWKRIWVLTLWLCINLSLFTWKFHHFKNHPAFQIMGNCLPSAKGAAETLKFNMALILLPVCRRTLTTLRESFLGAIIPFDDNISFHKIISLGIVIAAFVHASMHTGCNFVRVVSSPQDKFREILGHSFGYQKPSYYDLMESFPSITGIVIAVLMAFIFTLATHSFRKNVIKLPPPLHHLAGFNAFWYAHHLLVLVYIVLVFHSYFIFLTEEWYKKTTWMYLMLPVLAYASERVFLSYENKHHVNVIKAVIYTGNVLALYMSKPPTFKYKSGMYLFVKCRDISSFEWHPFSITSAPDDDYLSVHIRTLGDWTTELKTRFSKACEPQFAKPRKGNLVRMETMSYSDAGKSHTVFPEIIIKGPFGAPAQDYKNYDILLLIGLGIGATPFISIIKDILNNESVDGQQNGESRPEDTLLDRTYPHRAYFYWVTREQGSFEWFKGVMDDIAEHDQNHIIEMHNYLTSMYKEGDARSALITMVQSLQHAKTGLDVVSESRIRTHFARPNWKKVFSQMAASHPNSSIGVFYCGSPALTSQLLGLCQHFSLNSSTHFDFHKENF from the exons ATGGGATCCTATGATGATAATGCACAATTAAGGAGAGGGAAATCAATGGTAAACGTCGAGGCTGAGAGTTTGTCCGACGTCCTGCTCGATAATGGCGAGGCAGGGGCTAGAACAGAATCATCTTTGAGGATGACTGCTGCAGGGATGATGAAGAGGAGGACTAGCTCGGAGCCGAAACTGGGGAGGCTCAACTCTGGGATAGCCAGAGGGTTCAAGGGCATAAGGTTTCTTGAACGGTCTGCCACGGGGAAGGAGTTGGACGCCTGGAGAAGTATGGAGAGACGTTTCGACGAAAATGCAGAAGGTGGGAGGCTCTGCAGAGACAAATTTGGGGCCTGCATTG GAATGGGAGATAGCAAGGAATTTGCAGCTGAATTGTTTGATGCCTTGGCAAGGCGCAGGAAGATTGAAGCACAAAATGGGATAACTATAGATGAAATGAGGAAATTTTGGGAAGACATGACAAACCAAGATCTTGATACACGCCTCCATATTTTCTTTGACAT GTGTGACAAGAATGGTGATGGAAAGCTATCAGAAGATGAGGTTACAGAG GTCCTTGTGATGAGTGCCTCAGCCAACAAACTGTCAAACTTCAAGGAAAATGCGAGGACTTATGCTGCTTTAATCATGGAAGAGCTTGATCCTGATCACAAAGGATACATAGAG ATGTGGCAACTAGAAACTCTGCTAAAAGGAGTGGAGGGAAAAGGAGAGGGGAAACAGAGTTTCAAGAGAACATTCTCACTGACCAGAACCATGGTCCCAAAACAATACAGAAACCCAGTGAACAAATTCATGTCCCTGGCAAGGGAGAAAATCctggaaaactggaaaagaaTATGGGTCCTCACACTCTGGCTGTGCATCAACCTCTCACTCTTCACCTGGAAATTCCACCATTTCAAGAACCACCCAGCCTTCCAAATCATGGGCAACTGTCTCCCATCAGCCAAAGGCGCCGCGGAGACCCTGAAATTCAACATGGCTCTCATCCTCCTCCCAGTCTGCAGAAGAACTCTCACCACCCTCAGGGAATCATTCCTGGGAGCCATAATCCCCTTTGATGATAACATCTCCTTCCACAAGATCATCTCCCTGGGAATCGTAATCGCAGCCTTTGTTCATGCATCAATGCACACAGGCTGCAATTTTGTCAGAGTCGTCTCGAGCCCACAGGATAAATTCAGGGAAATTCTTGGCCATTCTTTTGGCTATCAAAAGCCTAGTTACTATGACCTGATGGAATCATTCCCCAGCATAACAGGCATTGTGATCGCGGTCCTAATGGCGTTTATCTTCACCTTGGCAACGCATTCTTTCCGAAAGAATGTCATCAAACTCCCACCACCCCTCCACCATTTAGCGGGGTTTAACGCGTTCTGGTATGCACACCATCTGCTCGTACTAGTCTACATCGTCCTCGTCTTCCATAGCTACTTCATTTTCCTCACAGAAGAATGGTACAAGAAGACG ACATGGATGTACCTTATGCTGCCAGTGCTAGCATATGCCAGTGAAAGGGTTTTCCTTTCCTATGAAAACAAACATCATGTGAATGTCATAAAG GCAGTTATATATACAGGAAATGTGTTAGCACTATACATGAGTAAACCTCCAACATTCAAGTATAAGAGTGGGATGTACCTCTTTGTTAAATGCCGGGATATATCCAGCTTCGAATG GCACCCGTTCTCGATTACTTCTGCACCAGATGACGACTACTTAAGTGTCCATATTCGCACCCTTGGAGACTGGACTACAGAGCTGAAAACCAGATTTTCAAAG GCATGTGAACCACAGTTTGCAAAGCCAAGAAAGGGGAATCTTGTGAGAATGGAAACGATGTCATATTCGGATGCTGGGAAATCACATACAGT ATTCCCAGAGATTATAATAAAAGGGCCCTTTGGTGCACCAGCTCAGGACTACAAGAACTATGATATTCTTTTGCTGATTGGCTTAGGGATTGGAGCAACACCATTCATCAGCATTATAAAAGATATATTAAACAATGAATCTGTTGAT GGGCAGCAAAATGGGGAGTCCAGGCCGGAGGACACACTGCTTGACAGGACATATCCTCACAGGGCTTATTTCTACTGGGTGACAAGGGAACAAGGGTCATTTGAATGGTTCAAAGGTGTCATGGATGACATAGCTGAGCATGACCAAAAT CACATTATAGAAATGCACAACTATTTAACTAGTATGTATAAAGAAGGAGATGCTCGTTCTGCACTCATTACAATGGTGCAGTCCCTACAACACGCAAAAACTGGACTTGATGTTGTATCAGAAAGCCGG ATAAGAACACACTTTGCTAGACCAAACTGGAAAAAGGTGTTCTCTCAAATGGCAGCTTCACATCCCAATTCTAGTATTG GTGTGTTCTATTGTGGGAGCCCTGCGCTTACAAGCCAACTACTGGGGTTGTGCCAACACTTCAGCTTAAATTCATCAACTCACTTTGATTTCCACAAGGAAAATTTCTAA
- the LOC116005070 gene encoding kinesin-like protein KIN-5D: MEYPQSQQQRRVGGNGFVSMSPSQTPRSSDKAARDLRSGDGNMSGKHDKEKGVNVQVILRCRPLSEDETRMHTPVVVSCNESRREVLAVQNIANKQIDRTFVFDKVFGPASQQKDLYDSAICPIVFEVLEGYNCTIFAYGQTGTGKTYTMEGGARKKNGEFPTDAGVIPRAVRQIFDILEAQNAEYSMKVTFLELYNEEISDLLALDESSKFIDDKSKKPIALMEDGKGGVFVRGLEEEIVCTANEIYKILEKGSAKRRTAETLLNKQSSRSHSIFSITIHIKECTPEGEEMIKCGKLNLVDLAGSENISRSGAREGRAREAGEINKSLLTLGRVINALVEHSGHVPYRDSKLTRLLRDSLGGKTKTCIIATIAPSMTCLEETLSTLDYAHRAKNIKNKPEINQKMMKSAMIKDLYSEIDRLKQEVYAAREKNGIYIPRDRYLQEEAEKKAMAEKIERMELDVDSRDKQLMELQELYNSEQLLSAELTDKLEKTEKKLQETQHMLVDLEEKHRQANATIKEKEYLISNLLKSEKALVERAFELRAELENAASDVSNLFAKIERKDKIEDGNKVLIQKFQSQLTQQLDFLHKTVAASATQQEQQLKAMEEDMNCFVSTKTEATEELRGHLEKLKVMFGSGINALDDLAGKLDGNSQLTFERLNSEVSKHSSALGELFKGIASKADTLINELQSSLHSQEEKLIAYAQQQREAHCRTITTSRSISQTTTSFFKTLDMHVSQLGQVVEEAQKVNDQQLSELEHKFEECAMNEERQLLEKVAELLASSNARKKKLVQTAINGLRESASNRTDRLKQEMSTMHDSTSSVKDEWTMYMEKAESYYLEDTVSVENSKKEMEVVLQSCLQKAKMGAQQWNDAQRSLLNLEEVNVASVHEIVREGLSANQALRVQFSSGVSSALEDAESASKNLLSSIDHSLQLDRDACENLDSMIVPCCGQLRELNTGHLHKVAEIREYTGKCLSEEYTVDEPSCSTPKKRLFNLPSIGSIEELRTPAFEELLKSSRQPNGDVKHAVEAAQTLRDSRTPLTAINGVA; this comes from the exons GTCTTTGGTCCAGCATCACAACAAAAAGATTTGTATGATAGCGCCATATGCCCTATTGTATTTGAAGTTCTGGAGGGGTATAACTGCACCATTTTTGCATATGGGCAGACAGGAACTGGGAAAACATACACAATGGAGGGAGGGGCAAGGAAAAAG AATGGGGAATTTCCAACTGATGCAGGTGTTATACCAAGGGCTGTTAGGCAAATTTTTGATATACTAGAAGCTCAAAATGCTGAGTATAGCATGAAGGTTACATTTTTAGAGCTGTATAACGAGGAGATATCAGATCTCTTAGCTCTTGATGAATCCTCAAAATTTATCGATGACAAATCTAAGAAGCCAATAGCACTAATGGAGGATGGTAAGGGTGGAGTCTTTGTTAGAGGCTTGGAAGAGGAGATAGTATGCACTGCAAATGAGATTTACAAGATCTTGGAGAAAGGTTCTGCCAAAAGGCGTACAGCGGAGACTCTTCTTAACAAACAGAGTAGCCGTTCTCACTCAATATTTTCAATCACAATTCACATCAAGGAATGCACTCCAGAGGGGGAAGAGATGATTAAATGTGGAAAACTGAATCTTGTGGACCTTGCTGGATCTGAGAACATATCACGCTCTGGTGCAAGAGAG GGTAGAGCAAGGGAAGCAGGTGAGATCAACAAGAGTTTGCTTACACTTGGCCGTGTCATAAATGCTTTAGTTGAGCACTCTGGCCATGTCCCATACAG GGATAGCAAATTAACAAGGTTGTTGAGAGATTCTCTGGGAGGGAAAACAAAGACATGCATAATTGCAACAATAGCACCTTCCATGACTTGCTTGGAAGAGACACTCAGCACTCTAGATTATGCTCACCGCGCCaaaaatataaagaataaaCCAGAG ATTAACCAGAAGATGATGAAATCTGCCATGATCAAGGATTTGTACTCTGAAATTGACCGGCTGAAGCAAG AGGTCTATGCTGCAAGAGAGAAGAATGGGATCTATATACCTAGAGACAGATACCTTCAAGAGGAAGCTGAGAAGAAG GCTATGGCTGAAAAGATAGAACGCATGGAGCTTGACGTGGACTCCAGAGATAAG CAACTGATGGAGCTTCAGGAACTGTACAATTCTGAACAGCTGTTGAGTGCAGAATTGACCGACAAACTTGAGAAAACAGAG AAAAAGCTTCAGGAAACTCAGCATATGTTGGTTGATCTTGAAGAAAAACACAGGCAAGCAAATGCAacaataaaagaaaaggaatatCTAATATCCAATCTTCTGAAATCTG AGAAAGCACTTGTTGAGCGTGCATTTGAACTTAGAGCTGAACTGGAGAATGCTGCATCAGATGTGTCCAACTTATTTGCCAAGATTG AGCGCAAGGACAAAATAGAAGATGGAAATAAGGTTCTCATACAGAAATTTCAATCCCAATTAACTCAACAGCTGGATTTCCTGCATAAGACTGTTGCTGCTTCAGCCACACAACAAGAGCAGCAGCTTAAAGCCATGGAGGAAGACATGAACTGTTTTGTCTCTACTAAGACTGAG GCTACTGAGGAGCTTCGGGGTCACTTAGAAAAGCTAAAAGTTATGTTTGGGTCTGGCATCAATGCTTTGGATGATTTAGCAGGAAAGCTTGATGGTAATTCTCAGTTGACTTTTGAACGATTAAATTCTGAAGTTTCTAAACACTCGTCTGCTCTAGGGGAG CTCTTCAAGGGGATTGCTTCCAAAGCTGATACATTAATTAATGAACTTCAAAGCAGCCTTCATAGTCAGGAGGAGAAATTAATTGCATATGCCCAACAGCAACGTGAG GCTCACTGTAGGACCATCACAACCTCAAGGTCAATCTCCCAAACAACTACAAGTTTTTTTAAGACTTTAGATATGCATGTGTCACAGTTGGGTCAAGTGGTTGaagaagcacaaaaagtcaatgaCCAACAGCTCTCTGAGCTTGAACACAAGTTTGAG GAATGTGCTATGAATGAAGAAAGGCAACTCTTAGAAAAAGTGGCAGAGTTGCTTGCAAGCTCAAATGCTAGGAAGAAAAAACTG GTTCAAACTGCAATTAATGGCCTCCGGGAAAGTGCCTCCAATAGAACGGATAGACTAAAACAAGAGATGTCAACTATGCATGATTCAACTTCTTCAGTGAAAGATGAGTGGACAATGTACATGGAAAAAGCTGAATCATATTACCTAGAGGATACTGTTTCTGTGGAGAACAGTAAGAAAGAAATGGAAGTTGTCCTACAAAGCTG TTTGCAAAAGGCAAAAATGGGTGCACAGCAGTGGAACGATGCTCAAAGATCTTTGCTCAATCTAGAGGAGGTCAATGTAGCTTCTGTACACGAAATAGTGAG GGAAGGATTGAGTGCCAATCAAGCCTTGCGTGTGCAGTTTTCTTCGGGTGTATCATCTGCACTTGAAGATGCTGAAAGTGCAAGCAAGAATCTCCTTTCATCTATCGACC ATTCTCTACAACTTGATCGTGATGCATGCGAGAACCTTGATTCCATGATAGTTCCTTGTTGTGGACAACTGAGAGAGTTGAACACTGGACACCTCCACAAAGTTGCTGAAATCAGAGAATATACAGGAAAATGCCTATCGGAAGAATACACG gTTGATGAGCCATCATGTTCAACTCCAAAGAAGAGACTGTTCAACCTTCCCAGCATTGGTTCTATTGAAGAGCTCCGAACGCCGGCTTTTGAGGAGCTACTAAAATCATCAAGGCAACCTAATGGGGACGTAAAGCATGCTGTAGAGGCAGCCCAAACCTTGAGAGATTCAAGAACTCCCCTTACTGCTATTAATGGAGTGGCCTGA
- the LOC116003705 gene encoding uncharacterized protein LOC116003705, whose translation MAIEKNSFKSSRLESEFSSHSREVMSSDEEEFRYNSGAVESEDDDDDEFDDCDSGAGSDDFDLLELGESGEEFCQVGDQTCSIPYELYDLQGLGDVLSMDVWNDVLTEEERFCLTQYLPDMDQETFMRTLKDLLTGCNLHFGNPLNKLFNMLKGGLCEPRVALYRQGLIFFQKHQHYHLLRKYQNVMVNSFCQIRDGWQNCRGYSIEEKLRVLNIMKTQNSYISEKMEEMESDESDREGSGDAFWGKRVKDRKHGQKSARYSGYGMSSAIDLLYPGKQTAAEPAKFGKQNSKGALKLTGTKGSTMKEFSCNFPSVHHEMEINAGYYGSQPLSHHGKIAGYDSGMTVHMRDRLLGDEDDDEGMYEVSAQRNFSRAGLKDKAGHFKMGKKHDGLRSEEYLESLNGFPMPLKPELYATGRKKTIHQLLDTTVSKPLNARSPFDFGSKANYVENLQQFPSEDRMIYGKGRISNPSLKGSRMELADESEPIWHGKGQLDPYLTNPSQKYSDWNSKSKKWKHQDSSELKQNDFHSGYKAKPFQEKFRATLHSAQRGVAGSKDRRGILKNEETESDSSEEIDEEDDDNPLLRSKLAFPFPCDASDMKSGSNAKKAKFVKKNKRGGFDEHLSSIKAGNLGSRAEQKGKMLDYSRVNILSARELEENYLSGQGQLIDDNDEDDDNDDQPIYKLARNGRAQGDYRPSLREKQKGRFGVPQSNCMQDFGLHGEDLSRTQLLANDNEGIPRSGKKSQILEMLASDHQERSDLQLIGCSSTSKKRKIKEDVSFMDEQGDNEFTQLQLEDASSSKKRGKRKLESETGNSEKGVSELPSSDIREEDVHQESILQKKPFTLITPTVHTGFSFSIIHLLSAIRMAMTSLLSEDSLEVGKNLDQADGRQKSEEERGLKQEGLNGVKTQAELDVNGSLSSHEMRIPSLAVQEIVNRVKSNPGDPCILETQEPLQDLVRGVLKIFSSKTAPLGAKGWKPLVVYEKSTKSWSWVGPVHHTSSDHEAMEEVTSPEAWGLNHKMLVKLVDSFANWLKNGQETLQQIGSLPAPPSSLTQYNFDEKERFRDLRAQKSLITITPSSEEVRAYFRKEEVLRYSIPDRAFSYTAIDGKKSIVAPLRRCGGKPTSKARDHFMLKRDRPPHVTILCLVRDAAARLPGSIGTRADVCTLIRDSQYIVEDVSDTQVNQVVSGALDRLHYERDPCVQFDTDRKLWVYLHREREEEDFEDDGTSSTKKWKRQKKESAEPIDQAAVTVAYHGPGDQNVGDLGSDPNFDLPNIHEDKGKELEYEDSRDLGDDNVENHHGTEQGNPRDFGQTQVASDAMGENKLFCQENSTNDNFDDET comes from the coding sequence ATGGCTATAGAAAAGAATAGCTTCAAGTCATCCAGATTGGAGTCAGAGTTTTCTTCGCATAGTAGGGAAGTGATGTCGAGCGACGAGGAGGAGTTTAGGTATAATTCCGGTGCGGTTGAATCCGAggatgatgacgatgatgagTTTGATGATTGTGATTCTGGAGCAGGGTCGGATGACTTCGACTTGCTGGAATTGGGGGAGTCTGGGGAGGAATTTTGTCAGGTTGGGGATCAGACATGTAGCATTCCTTATGAACTGTATGATCTCCAGGGATTGGGTGATGTGTTGTCGATGGATGTTTGGAACGACGTCTTGACTGAGGAAGAAAGGTTTTGTCTCACTCAGTACCTTCCGGACATGGACCAGGAAACGTTTATGCGGACGTTGAAGGATCTTCTGACGGGCTGCAATTTGCATTTTGGGAACCCTCTCAATAAGCTGTTTAACATGTTGAAGGGAGGGTTGTGTGAGCCGAGGGTGGCTCTTTATCGACAAGGATTGATATTCTTTCAGAAGCATCAGCATTATCATCTCCTAAGGAAATACCAGAATGTGATGGTCAATAGTTTTTGTCAGATAAGGGATGGGTGGCAGAATTGCAGGGGCTATAGCATTGAGGAGAAGCTTCGTGTTTTGAACATCATGAAGACTCAGAATAGTTACATATCTgagaaaatggaagaaatggAAAGTGATGAATCTGACAGAGAGGGCTCTGGTGATGCTTTTTGGGGTAAAAGAGTAAAGGATCGGAAACATGGACAAAAATCTGCACGTTATTCTGGATATGGGATGAGTTCAGCAATTGATTTATTATATCCTGGGAAGCAAACAGCAGCAGAACCTGCAAAATTTGGGAAGCAAAATTCAAAAGGAGCATTGAAGTTAACTGGGACAAAGGGTTCTACTATGAAAGAGTTTTCTTGCAACTTCCCATCTGTTCATCATGAGATGGAAATTAATGCTGGGTACTATGGATCACAGCCTCTTTCTCATCATGGTAAAATTGCAGGTTATGACTCTGGCATGACAGTTCACATGAGAGATCGATTATTgggtgatgaggatgatgatgaaggaATGTATGAAGTGTCTGCTCAGAGAAACTTCTCACGAGCTGGGCTGAAAGATAAAGCAGGGCATTTCAAGATGGGGAAGAAACATGATGGATTGAGAAGCGAAGAGTACCTTGAAAGTTTGAATGGATTCCCTATGCCTCTGAAACCTGAATTGTATGCCACTGGCAGGAAAAAGACCATTCATCAGTTGTTGGATACCACTGTGTCGAAGCCCTTGAATGCCAGGTCTCCTTTTGATTTTGGGAGCAAAGCTAACTATGTTGAGAATCTTCAGCAGTTTCCCTCTGAAGATAGGATGATTTATGGGAAAGGCCGGATTTCAAATCCATCTTTGAAAGGAAGCCGAATGGAATTAGCTGATGAAAGTGAGCCAATTTGGCATGGTAAAGGGCAACTGGACCCCTACTTAACCAATCCATCTCAGAAATACAGTGATTggaattctaaaagcaaaaagtGGAAGCATCAAGACTCTTCTGAGCTCAAGCAGAATGACTTTCATTCAGGGTATAAAGCAAAGCCATTTCAGGAGAAGTTTAGGGCAACCTTACATAGTGCTCAGCGAGGTGTTGCAGGGTCCAAGGATAGAAGGGGAATTCTCAAAAATGAAGAAACTGAATCTGATTCATCAGAAGaaattgatgaagaagatgatgacaaTCCTTTGCTGAGGAGCAAATTGGCATTTCCATTTCCTTGTGATGCCTCAGATATGAAATCTGGCTCAAATGCTAAGAAAGCTAAATTtgttaagaaaaacaaaagggGCGGTTTCGATGAACATTTATCCTCGATAAAAGCAGGGAATCTTGGCTCTAGGGCAGAGCAGAAGGGTAAGATGCTTGATTATAGTCGTGTGAATATTTTATCTGCTAGAGAGTTGGAAGAAAACTACTTAAGTGGTCAAGGGCAGCTGATTGATGAtaatgatgaggatgatgataatgatgatcaACCAATCTACAAGTTGGCAAGGAATGGCCGTGCTCAAGGGGACTATCGACCGTCATTGAGAGAGAAACAGAAAGGTAGGTTTGGTGTTCCACAGTCAAATTGTATGCAAGATTTTGGTCTTCACGGGGAGGATCTTTCACGGACACAATTATTAGCAAATGATAATGAAGGTATTCCTAGGTCTGGAAAGAAAAGTCAGATACTTGAAATGCTTGCCAGTGATCATCAAGAAAGATCTGATCTACAGTTAATAGGGTGCAGCTCTACCTCGAAAAAGCGGAAAATCAAGGAGGATGTCTCATTTATGGATGAGCAAGGTGATAATGAATTTACACAGCTGCAACTAGAAGATGCCAGTTCCTCTAAGAAGCGGGGGAAAAGAAAATTGGAGAGTGAAACAGGTAATTCAGAAAAAGGGGTCTCTGAGTTACCATCCTCAGATATTAGAGAAGAAGATGTTCATCAAGAAAGCATACTGCAGAAAAAGCCATTCACTTTGATTACACCTACTGTTCATACTGGCTTCTCATTCTCCATCATTCATCTTCTTTCTGCCATTCGCATGGCCATGACTAGTTTGCTTTCAGAAGATTCTCTGGAGGTTGGCAAGAATCTTGATCAGGCAGATGGAAGACAGAAATCCGAAGAGGAACGTGGTCTGAAGCAGGAGGGTTTAAATGGAGTTAAAACACAAGCGGAGTTGGATGTCAATGGCTCGCTTTCTTCTCATGAAATGAGGATCCCTTCTCTAGCAGTTCAGGAAATTGTTAATCGTGTGAAATCTAATCCAGGAGATCCCTGCATTCTTGAAACTCAAGAACCTCTCCAGGATTTGGTAAGAGGGGTTCTCAAAATATTCTCATCCAAGACAGCACCTTTAGGAGCAAAGGGCTGGAAGCCACTTGTTGTTTATGAAAAATCTACAAAGAGTTGGTCCTGGGTTGGTCCAGTGCATCATACTTCATCTGATCACGAGGCTATGGAGGAAGTCACATCTCCAGAAGCATGGGGTCTTAATCATAAAATGCTAGTTAAGTTAGTTGATTCATTTGCCAATTGGCTGAAAAATGGTCAGGAGACACTTCAGCAGATAGGGAGCCTTCCTGCTCCGCCTTCGTCGTTGacacaatataattttgatgAGAAAGAGCGGTTCAGGGATCTGAGAGCACAAAAGAGTCTGATCACCATTACTCCAAGCTCTGAAGAAGTAAGAGCTTATTTCCGAAAGGAAGAAGTCCTCAGATATTCCATTCCAGACAGGGCCTTCTCTTACACAGCTATTGATGGGAAAAAGTCAATTGTTGCCCCATTGAGAAGGTGTGGCGGCAAGCCAACATCAAAAGCTCGAGACCACTTTATGCTCAAACGGGATAGACCTCCTCATGTTACAATTCTGTGTCTTGTGCGAGATGCAGCTGCAAGGTTGCCCGGTAGTATTGGGACTAGAGCTGATGTGTGTACTCTAATCAGAGATTCACAGTACATTGTTGAAGACGTGTCTGATACACAGGTCAATCAAGTTGTTAGCGGCGCACTGGATCGTTTGCATTATGAACGCGATCCATGTGTACAGTTTGATACCGATAGGAAATTGTGGGTGTATTTACATCGagaaagggaagaagaagattttGAGGATGACGGGACTTCATCCACAAAGAAGTGGAAGAGGCAAAAGAAGGAATCCGCTGAGCCTATTGACCAAGCGGCTGTAACTGTTGCTTATCATGGACCTGGAGATCAAAATGTTGGTGACTTGGGCTCCGATCCCAACTTTGATCTGCCAAATATTCATGAAGATAAAGGGAAGGAGCTTGAATATGAGGATTCTCGGGATCTTGGTGATGACAATGTTGAGAACCACCATGGAACAGAACAAGGTAACCCTCGAGATTTTGGGCAGACCCAAGTGGCGTCGGATGCTATGGGGGAAAACAAATTGTTCTGTCAGGAGAATTCTacaaatgacaattttgatGATGAAACATAG